A region of the Cupriavidus taiwanensis genome:
CCCGGCACGGCGCGCGCCGCGCGTGGCGCTTGCTGGCTGCTGGCCGCGGTATCGGCGTGCGCGTGGGCCGCTTTCGACGCCGGCACCCGCCACGCATGGACCGGCTCGGTCAACGGCCCGGCCCTGCACGGCCGCGGCCAGCGCGCGGTATCGCCGCCGATCCTGCCCACCGGCGTATTGCCGCAATCGGAAGGGGTCATTACCTCCGTGCGCTGGCGCTACAGCTTCGCCAAGACGCCGCCGGTGGAACTGCAGGCCTACCTGTGCAACGCGCAGCGCTGCGTGCTGCTGCCGCAGGCCGAGGGCAAGACCGATGCGTTCTTCGGCGACGATGCCACCAAGGGGTTTGTGTTTGCGTTCCGGGTGCCGGGGCAGGGGAGCCTGGTGCCGGTGTTGCAGGGGCGGAGTAATGAGGTGGTGGTGGGGTTTCGGTAGGACGTTGCCGCTTCTGGCACACGCAATTTTCAATCGAGCATTCCGATTCCCGCTTGTGTACTCCCTCTCCCGCTTGCGGGAGAGGGTTGGGGAGAGGGCGGGAATATCGACGAAGTGAAGGCCATCGCCATTGCCACCGCCGGCCCTCACCCCCGCCCCTCTCCCGCAAGCGGGAGAGGGGAGAAAACACAGCGCTTGTGGAAAGCCTCCGGGGTCAGTCTTGCTGACCTGCGAGTGCGCTGGCGCGAATCAGGGCCGGCTCCAGCGCCGTTCGCAACACTGCAACGGTGTCTGGCAGCGCGTCCCATGTGAGCGAGTTCTTCTTCAGAAACGCTTGCCACAGCGCCTGCCGCGACGGATCCGTGGAGAATTCTTCGGTCAGTCCAAGCGGCAGCGCACCGGGAACCGGCATGCCGCGTCTAGTGAAAGTCGCTGCCACCGCGCTTGCGAGGACCTCGGCATCGAGGGTCTCGCGACCCAGCAGGATAGCCAGATCGAAATAGTCCTTCAGCCTGCTGTTCGCCATGCCAAGCAACGCAATGGCATGCAGTTTTTCGGAAACGACCGTGTAGACCGGATACGTGCGTAGCCG
Encoded here:
- a CDS encoding flagellar protein FlhE gives rise to the protein MPGTARAARGACWLLAAVSACAWAAFDAGTRHAWTGSVNGPALHGRGQRAVSPPILPTGVLPQSEGVITSVRWRYSFAKTPPVELQAYLCNAQRCVLLPQAEGKTDAFFGDDATKGFVFAFRVPGQGSLVPVLQGRSNEVVVGFR